The following proteins are encoded in a genomic region of Streptomyces lunaelactis:
- a CDS encoding glutathione peroxidase — protein MTLYDIPLRTLTGEPTSLADYRGKAVLLVNVASKCGLTPQYAGLERLQKQYGDQGFTVLGVPCNQFAGQEPGSAEEIGSFCSATYGVTFPMLEKTEVNGAERHALYTELTQVADADGKAGDVQWNFEKFVIGKDGEVVARIRPRTEPEAPEVIAAIEALLSA, from the coding sequence ATGACCCTGTACGACATCCCGCTGCGCACGCTCACCGGCGAGCCCACGTCGCTGGCCGACTACCGGGGCAAGGCGGTCCTGCTGGTGAACGTCGCGTCCAAGTGCGGACTGACGCCGCAGTACGCGGGTCTTGAGCGACTGCAGAAGCAGTACGGCGACCAGGGCTTCACCGTCCTCGGCGTGCCCTGCAACCAGTTCGCGGGCCAGGAGCCGGGGTCGGCCGAGGAGATCGGGTCCTTCTGCTCGGCGACGTACGGTGTGACGTTCCCCATGCTGGAGAAGACCGAGGTGAACGGTGCGGAGCGGCACGCGCTGTACACCGAGCTGACGCAGGTCGCGGACGCCGACGGCAAGGCCGGCGACGTCCAGTGGAACTTCGAGAAGTTCGTGATCGGGAAGGACGGCGAGGTCGTGGCCCGCATCCGCCCGCGCACCGAGCCGGAGGCCCCCGAGGTCATCGCCGCCATCGAGGCGCTGCTCTCCGCGTAA
- a CDS encoding acyl-CoA dehydrogenase family protein, whose product MAEFTFELNDDQKQVRDWLNGFAKDVMRPAAAEWDEREETPWPVIQEAAKVGIYSLDFYAQQFFDPTGLGIPMALEELFWGDAGIGLSIVGTGLAAVGVLANGTEEQIGTWIPQMYGDADDVKVAAFCSSEPDAGSDVGAMRTRAVYDEAKDEWVLNGTKTWATNGGIANVHVVVAVVDAEIGSKGHASFIVPPNTPGLSQGQKFKKHGIRASHTAEVVLENVRVPGHCLLGGKDKLDERLARARERAATSGGERVKNAAMATFEASRPAVGAMAVGTARAAYEVALDYAKTRSQFGRPIIDNQGIAFQLADMRTQIDAARLLVWRASWMAAAGKPFDSAEGSMSKLYASETAKKVTAQAVQILGGNGYTREYPVERMHRDAAIYTIFEGTSEIQRLVIARTLSGMPIR is encoded by the coding sequence ATGGCCGAGTTCACGTTCGAGCTCAACGACGACCAGAAGCAGGTCCGGGATTGGCTGAACGGATTCGCCAAGGACGTGATGCGCCCGGCCGCCGCCGAGTGGGACGAGCGTGAGGAGACCCCCTGGCCTGTCATCCAGGAAGCGGCCAAGGTGGGAATCTACTCCCTCGACTTCTACGCCCAGCAGTTCTTCGACCCCACCGGCCTCGGGATCCCGATGGCGCTGGAGGAGCTCTTCTGGGGCGACGCCGGTATCGGCCTGTCCATTGTCGGTACGGGACTTGCGGCCGTCGGCGTTCTCGCCAACGGAACCGAGGAGCAGATCGGCACCTGGATCCCGCAGATGTACGGCGACGCGGACGACGTCAAGGTCGCGGCCTTCTGCTCGTCCGAGCCGGACGCGGGCTCGGACGTCGGGGCGATGCGTACCCGTGCGGTGTACGACGAGGCCAAGGACGAATGGGTGCTCAACGGAACCAAGACCTGGGCGACCAACGGCGGCATCGCCAATGTCCATGTCGTGGTCGCCGTCGTCGACGCGGAGATCGGCTCCAAGGGCCACGCCTCCTTCATCGTCCCGCCGAACACCCCCGGCCTCTCGCAGGGCCAGAAGTTCAAGAAGCACGGCATCCGCGCCTCGCACACCGCCGAGGTCGTCCTGGAGAACGTCCGGGTCCCCGGGCACTGCCTGCTCGGCGGCAAGGACAAGCTCGACGAGCGCCTCGCCCGGGCCCGCGAGCGGGCGGCCACGTCGGGCGGCGAGCGCGTGAAGAACGCGGCGATGGCCACCTTCGAGGCGTCCCGCCCGGCGGTCGGCGCCATGGCGGTCGGCACCGCACGCGCCGCGTACGAGGTCGCGCTCGACTACGCCAAGACCCGCAGCCAGTTCGGCCGTCCGATCATCGACAACCAGGGCATCGCCTTCCAACTGGCCGATATGCGCACCCAGATCGACGCGGCGCGGCTGCTGGTGTGGCGCGCCTCCTGGATGGCGGCGGCGGGCAAGCCCTTCGACTCGGCCGAGGGCTCGATGTCCAAGCTGTACGCCAGCGAGACGGCCAAGAAGGTCACGGCGCAGGCCGTCCAGATCCTGGGCGGCAACGGCTACACCCGCGAGTACCCGGTGGAGCGCATGCACCGCGACGCGGCGATCTACACGATCTTCGAGGGCACGAGCGAGATCCAGCGCCTGGTGATCGCCCGAACCCTGTCGGGCATGCCGATCCGCTAA
- a CDS encoding TetR family transcriptional regulator: METTQQAAGQQRSANQRRRELLEAADRVVLRDGPQASMNAIAAEAGITKPILYRHFGDKGGLYRALAKRHTDALLNSLRAALDAPAERRERVEATLDTYLAAIEARPQVYRFLMHPAEDAQPSEAGFDVGRHSAPLLRRLGEELATVIHDRVDLGPGSEQLARVWGHGIVGMMHAAGDWWLGERPCSRAELVRSLADLLWGRLAAAGDRAGSQAF; this comes from the coding sequence ATGGAGACCACACAGCAGGCGGCCGGCCAGCAGCGATCGGCCAACCAGCGGCGCCGTGAACTGCTCGAAGCCGCGGACCGGGTCGTGCTCCGGGACGGGCCGCAGGCCTCCATGAACGCCATCGCCGCCGAGGCCGGCATCACCAAGCCCATCCTGTACCGGCACTTCGGCGACAAGGGCGGCCTGTACCGCGCGCTCGCCAAGCGCCACACCGACGCACTGCTCAACTCGCTGCGGGCAGCGCTGGACGCGCCCGCCGAGCGCCGTGAGCGGGTCGAGGCGACGCTCGACACCTATCTCGCCGCGATCGAGGCACGGCCGCAGGTCTACCGCTTCCTGATGCATCCGGCCGAGGACGCGCAGCCGTCGGAGGCGGGCTTCGACGTCGGCCGCCACTCGGCGCCGCTGCTGCGCCGGCTCGGCGAGGAGCTGGCGACGGTGATCCACGACCGGGTCGACCTGGGGCCGGGCAGCGAGCAGCTGGCACGGGTCTGGGGCCATGGCATCGTCGGCATGATGCACGCGGCGGGTGACTGGTGGCTGGGTGAACGCCCTTGCTCCCGCGCGGAGTTGGTGCGGAGCCTGGCGGATCTGCTCTGGGGCAGGCT